The proteins below are encoded in one region of Coregonus clupeaformis isolate EN_2021a unplaced genomic scaffold, ASM2061545v1 scaf0751, whole genome shotgun sequence:
- the LOC121534740 gene encoding noelin-3-like — translation MEKVQNMSQSIEVLNLRTQRDFQYIMRMEGQFKGLRSKFRQVEADRKTQVNRNFQELKGKMEALQPLIRVLEQYKTDAQLITQFKQEIRNLSMVLTAIREEIGAYDSEELQQRVLNLESRLRNCMSKLTCGKLMKITGPVTVKTSGTRFGAWMTDPQASPTNNRVWYMDSYNNNKIVKEYKSIADFVSGAGSRTYNLPFKWAGTNHVVYNGSLYYNKVQSNIMVRYHFETGRVVTQRGLENAGFHNVYPYTWGGFSDIDLMADELGLWAVYATNQNAGNIVISQLHPETLQILGTWNTEYSKRNAGESFMICGTLYITNSHLTGAKVYYSYSTKTSSYEYTDIPFHNQYFHMSMLDYNARDRALYGWNNGHQVLFNVTLFHIIKTEDDS, via the exons ATGGAGAag GTCCAGAACATGTCCCAGTCCATTGAGGTACTGAACCTGCGGacccagagagacttccagtacATCATGAGGATGGAGGGCCAGTTCAAAGGGCTAAGGTCAAAGTTCAGACAGGTAGAGGCCGACAGGAAGACACAGGTCAACAGAAACTTTCAG gaGTTGAAGGGTAAGATGGAGGCCCTGCAGCCTCTGATCCGGGTGTTGGAACAGTACAAGACAGACGCCCAGCTCATCACCCAGTTTAAACAGGAGATCAGGAACCTCTCCATGGTGCTCACAGCCATCCGGGAGGAGATAGGAGCCTATGACTCTGAGGAACTACAACAGAGGGTCCTGAATCTGGAGAGCAGGCTACGCAACTGCATGAGCAAACTCA CCTGCGGTAAACTGATGAAGATCACTGGACCCGTGACAGTGAAGACCTCTGGGACACGGTTTGGAGCCTGGATGACAGATCCACAGGCTTCCCCTACAAACAATAGG GTCTGGTACATGGAtagctacaacaacaacaagatagtCAAAGAGTACAAGTCCATAGCAGACTTTGTGTCCGGGGCCGGGTCTCGAACCTACAACCTGCCGTTCAAGTGGGCCGGGACCAACCACGTGGTGTACAACGGCTCTCTTTACTACAACAAGGTCCAGAGCAACATCATGGTGCGCTACCACTTCGAGACGGGCCGCGTGGTGACCCAGAGAGGCCTGGAGAACGCCGGCTTCCACAACGTCTACCCTTACACCTGGGGAGGCTTCTCCGACATAGACCTCATGGCCGACGAGCTGGGCCTGTGGGCCGTCTACGCCACCAATCAGAACGCCGGAAACATCGTCATCAGCCAGCTCCACCCGGAGACGCTACAAATCCTCGGAACCTGGAACACGGAATATTCCAAACGGAACGCGGGGGAGTCCTTTATGATCTGCGGAACACTCTACATCACTAACTCTCACCTGACTGGTGCTAAGGTCTACTATTCATACTCCACCAAGACCTCCAGCTATGAGTACACAGACATCCCCTTCCACAACCAGTACTTCCACATGTCCATGCTGGACTACAACGCCAGGGACCGGGCTCTGTACGGCTGGAACAACGGACACCAGGTTCTGTTCAACGTCACGTTGTTCCACATCATCAAGACAGAGGATGATTCCTGA